TGCGGGTAGCACAAGTGCTACATTGGCCGGATGGAGGAAATTGGGCTGCGTGATCTTCGCCAGAACGCCAGCGACCTGGTACGACGCGCCGAGAGCGGCGAGCAGGTCACCGTCACCGTGGCCGGTCGGCCGGCGGCCGTACTCGGCCCGCTGAGCGGGTCCAAGTCCTGGGTGACCTGGGAACAGGTGGCGGATGTCTTCAATCGTCCCGTGGACGCCGACTGGCCTGCTGATCGCGATCTTGTCGACCAGTCCTTGATCGACCCCTGGGAGAAGTAGTGGAACGCGGGATCCTGGACACCAGCGTCCTGATCGCCGAGGGCCTCGAGCCGATCCCTGGAAGACTCGCGATCAGTGTGGTCAGCATGGCCGAACTGCAGTTCGGGATCTTGGTCGCCAAGACCTCAGACGCTCGGGCTCAACGTCTGTCTCGGATGACCGTGTTGCAGCGACGGTTCGATCCGTTGCCGGTCGACGACGCAGTGGCCGAGAGCTACGGACGCCTGGCCGCCCGGGTGGTCGACATCGGTCGGCAGCCGCGCGGTCGCGTCCTGGATCTCATGATTGCAGCAACCGCCCACGCCCACGAGGCCAAGCTCTACACCCTCAATCCAGACGACTTCCGCGGTCTGGAAGACCTGGTCGAGGTCGTCTCCCTGTAACGAGACAGGCTGCCGAACCAGTGGGTTGACGACCGCGACGTGGTTCGCTTCAATCAAGGTCATGTTCACCTGGTTCATGCAGGTGTGCACTGTGGAGGGGGTCGAGTCCCCTCGGACACAGTGTTACCCCCACGAAGCGGGTTCGAATTCTGACCGAAAGGTCGGGCGGTAAGTGTCAAGGGATTGAGGCCAGCGGGTGTTAACCGACTGGTGTCAGGCGGGGTTCGGGTTCGGGTTCGGCGGGCTTGTTGATCCAGGCGCTGGTGGGCAGGCGCAGGATCTTGGGCAGGAC
This genomic interval from Kineosporia sp. NBRC 101731 contains the following:
- a CDS encoding type II toxin-antitoxin system prevent-host-death family antitoxin; this translates as MEEIGLRDLRQNASDLVRRAESGEQVTVTVAGRPAAVLGPLSGSKSWVTWEQVADVFNRPVDADWPADRDLVDQSLIDPWEK
- a CDS encoding type II toxin-antitoxin system VapC family toxin, whose protein sequence is MERGILDTSVLIAEGLEPIPGRLAISVVSMAELQFGILVAKTSDARAQRLSRMTVLQRRFDPLPVDDAVAESYGRLAARVVDIGRQPRGRVLDLMIAATAHAHEAKLYTLNPDDFRGLEDLVEVVSL